CACGATCTTCTTGATATACCACCCTTCGTGTGCATATTCGTTGAGTAGATATTCAAGATTTTGTTGGTCAACTACGCTCAGTTTTGTAAACCTCAGTTTATATTTCATAACCCTTATCCCCTTCATCAATCACACCTTATGATCATCCACACGTTTTTTTAATGAGTGTGCTGTTTCCAATACCTCATCAAGCCGCCTTATTTCTTCATCGAAGACATCGCGTCCTTTTTGCGTAATTTGATAGGTACGTTTTCTTCCCTCTACCGCAATCTCTATTATCAGACCACCCTCTTCAAATTTAGAAAGAATGGTATATAAGGTTCCAGGACCCATGGGTACTCTTCCATTACTAACCCGCGTGATGAACTCAACAATCTCAGTACCAAAGGTTTCTTTTTCATAAAAGGCCATCAGGACATAGAACATGGACTCGGTTAAATTTTTGAATGAATCGATGATCATCACCTCCTAATATCGTGTTACGATATCGTCTATCGATATTATAGCATTTACCCCTTCTCTTTGTAAAGCATCTTTATCAATACACCAAAAAAGTAGTGTCCAGTTCTGCATTGAGGGGGGGATTGCAGTGACACTACTTTTATGTAGATTCAAGATCTATGAGGAAGTTAACACAGTATTGTGTTAGGGGTTATTTTGTGTCCTTCCTTGAACACACTTATAGTATACACAAAGAACCTTAACTGAACCTTAAGTTCATTGAAAAATATTGATGAGGATTGGTGCTCGCATATAAATCCTTAAACTCAGATGATCCATCACACGAAACTAAAGGTGTCCGTACACAGTATCAGACCAAAAACCAGGTGGAGAATCCTGGTTTTATATGATATCGTATGACCCATACGATATCATGAGAAGGAGAAAAGATGTCGATGTTACGATGGTTTAATGATTGGTGTAAAGTTGGCCTTTTGCGATGTTAAGGGTGACATCACTGCGTCGTGCAACGCGTTCTGAGTGCGTTACCACAATCACACAACAGTTTTCTTTGTGGGCTAAGTCTTTAAAGAGTTCAATAATGTGGTTTTCATTTTGTTTGTCTAAGTTCCCAGTTGGTTCATCTGCGAGGATAAGACGCACATCAATGGCCAAAGATCTCGCAATGGCAACGCGTTGTTGTTCACCACCCGATAACTTCTTAATGCCTCGATTCACCATATCCCCTTCGATTCTAACTTTACTCAGGGATTGAAGGGCTGATTCTTTGTTGACTTTAAGCCCACGTATTAACTGACCATTGGTTACATTTTCATAGGCACTTAAATAAGGGACAAGGTTCATGTTTTGAAAGATCATCGTCCGATTTAGACGTCGATAGTTGTCAAGTCCGATGGTTTGAATGTTTTTACCATCAAATTCAATGGACCCGCTTTGTACTTTCTCTAAACCACCCATTAAGGAAAGCAGTGTGGTTTTACCACTGCCACTCTCACCCATAATGGTATAAAAAACACCTTCTTTGAATTCATAATTCACATCACTGAGCACCTGTCTTTCAGACATGCCATCTTTGTATGTATAGTTTAACTCATTAATTTTAAGTATTTCAGACATAAGGCACCTCCTAGTTTTGTGCTAATATTTTCTTTGGATTGTATCGCATAACGATTGCTGAAGGTAATGCAGTGGATGCAACACAAATAAAGAGTCCCAGTAAGGTAAAGGTGATCAGTGTTTGCGCTGTTAGGCTTGCATCAATGGATGAAGAAACATCCTCTGATTGTGTATTGGGTTGAGATCCAACCCCAAAGTTAAAGCTCGGTCCTGTACCACTCATTTCACCCCCACCCATACTCGGCATATTCCCACCACGTGTTGGTTGTGAATCAGCGTTTACGATATTGCGAATGGATGACGAATTTGATGTCGCAAAACTGGTGATTGAACTGGTAAAAAAGGAGAAGGTGAAGCATGAGAGAATAAATGCGACACTTGCTATCATGACGGTTTCTGTAATCAGTTGAAGGACAATCTTGCTTTTTTTCTCACCCAACGCTAAGAGTAAGCCAATTTCATTTTTACGTTGGTTAATGGTTAGTGTAATAATTAGGGTTAAAATTGCAACCGATGCACTCAATATAATCACAATCATGGTTGTGGACATGCTTGATACACTGGATAATGAGGAAGAAATTCGATCATATTCACTGGTATTTGCAGCAAAGGTTGAATAGGTAAGGTCTACCTTGGCACTTGCTTCTTCAATAAATGCATCAGCATCTTGAGGATCTGCGAGTACAAACTCAGCAGTACTGATTGAATAACTGTTGATTTCATCGTCACTTAAGCCAATCGTTTTTAATGAATTAAACGGTACATACATTTGGTTCTGTGTTAACAATGAACTGCTTAGTTGGAAATTAAAACGACTGTCTTGGGTTGCACTGGATGTATAGATTCCAATGATTTCAAAACTTTGTTCAGTTTCATAACCTTCAAGTGTTGGTGTGAGCGTAATTGTATCCCCCACACTTAAGTCATTTTGTGATGCCAATGTATCATTGATTAATACAACCAGTGCACCACTTTCAATTTCATCTGTTGTGGCATATCGCCCTTCATTTAAAGTCAGTGTTTCATCATAGAAACTTAACGGTGTTTCATTTGAGAACGTATTCAAGGTAAAATCACCTGAGGACTCATATCCACCTTGCACAAACCCATCTGGACGTTCATGGCCACCCATATCTGGCATTTGATTTTGCATATTTGAGTCGCCTTGCGGCATATTTGCTTGGTCTTCATTCACATAAGGATCAATCGACTCAGATGTGACTTCATAGACAGCAGTTGCATCACTATAACTTAAAAGGTCTGAATCACTCATAAGGGTATAGTTTCCATACGTAGGAAGCCCTTTTGTGACACTTTCCCCTTCTGCTATGGTTCCATCTTGACGCGCTGTCATGATGGCTTGTTGGTTTTGAGAATACACAACCGTTGATTGTGCTTGGTTTAATAAATTGTCTTGGGCTAATTCACTCCCTTTTTGGACACTTAATGCAGCAAGTGTGATATTTGCGATAATGGTAAGTAATCCAAAAATGACTAAGGTACGCCCCCAGTGGCGTTTCACATACGCCTGTGCTCTAAATAAATAACTCATAGATACCTCCTACACAAAACACATCTTACCAACACTTACTTAAACGAACCTTAAATGCTTATACCTATAAAATACTTCACATCAAGACTTCACATTGACGCACACAAAAAGACCCAAAATCTCTTCTTTAAGGGGATGATTTAGTCAAGAGTGATATCAAACGCATCCTCCATAAAATCAAGATTCAGAGTTTTCATGAGTGTTGATCAAGGATTATTTAAGATCTTTTAGGGTTTTAGACATCAATGCGATGATTTCTATGGGTATCATACATCCTATCTGAATCAGACATTTCATGATTCGATTGTGAAGTGTTTGTTCTCCCTGATGGGATAGCACGATTTGATATACTTTTTTGTTTAGGTTTCGTTTATCTTGAATGTTTCACTTAAAATGCATAAACTTACTGTATAAAGGAGCGATTTACCATGTTAGACTATCCAACTTTAGATGATATAAAAAGTGCTTTGTTTGTTCAACCACATCCTGATGATAATGAAATTGGAGCGGGTGGAACCATGGCTTACCTTGTACAAAAGGGCATTCCAGTCTATTCCGTAAGCGTGACAAAAGGGGATGGCGGGAGTGATGAACATTCACCTGAAGCACTTGCATCCATACGTGCGCTTGAAGCACAGCATGCTTCAGACATCTTAGGGGTCACTTACCTGGGTGATTTGGGATATACAAATACCAATCCAGGAACCATATCTTCAATCTGTGAAGACATCGTAAACATCATGAGAACCCACCACATTCAAACCCTAATCTCTGTAGATCCTGATTTAGACAATGAATGTCATCCCGTGCATTTAACTGTGGGACGCGCAGTGAATGAAGCCTTTGTGCGCTGTCCCCAAAGGTATTATCCATTTCACGAGCATAGAATCCATGATGATGCGTATCACCCTGAGATCTTAGGCCATTACTTTACAAAGCACGATAATACGATTGTAGGGATTGATGCTGTTTATACACAGAAAATGGACGCGATACGCGCCCATTCATCTCAAGTAAATGAAGCATTCCTCCAACAACTCAATACCTTATACCAAGCCTATGCAATTGGCACACCTTATACATATGCAGAACGGCTCAAATTACTTTATCCGATTCATACTCATTGCTTTGCGATACGGGATGAACTGCTTGAGTCCTTAATGGAGTCTCTCTAAGTACCTAAATAAGGAAGTAATCATCAACCTCTGTTTCATCGTGGATGATATTTGATTCTAAAACACCTGACAAGCGCGCGAGATCAATTGAAGATTCAAACTGGAGTTGAATGTTTGCATCAAAATCAAATGCATATTCTTGGATAGTTCCAAGTTTACGCGTTGATTCAATGAGTTTCTCATACATTGCTTGATATTCTTGGTTAAGTGAATGGACATAATCATTGATTTCTTCTTGACGTTTTATAATATAGTCTCTTTCATACGTACTAAACATATCTTGTCCAACATTCAGTGCTGTAGTCATAACAACAGATCCAACAAGAGCACCTAAGATTGGAATTGGAATCAATGTCTTCCCAATTGTTGCGCCAATAGCAGAACCTGTTGAATCTAACGTACTCAACATCAAAAGACTCACAAATTCATGCTCATCGATTTCAGAATTTCTATATCGAATAATCGCGTTTGATATTCCAAAGGCACATGAATTTATTGAAGCAGCAATCGGTGAAGGCATCTTAGTAAAATTTGTTAAGGCATAAATTGATAGTCCAGAGATTCCCCCTTTAACACTTCCTTTGATGGTTTGGATTCCACCGTTTTTCCAATCCTCGCGGTCAAATTGCCAGATTTCTTTTCCATTTTGGTGTTGTGCTAAGACAAACAACCCAAAATTTATCCCACCATGGAGTAAAACAACAACACCTGAAGATTTTAACGCTTCGCTCATAGATGGCGTTGCATTTTGTATTGCAATTTCCTTTTGCTTGAGCATCGTCTCTTCAACGTGTGCTTTATCAATTGATGTTTGCTTTATTATCGATTCTTTTTCTTTCCCTAGGGTTTCAAAAATATTACCTTTTTGAACATCATCATACTTTGAAACGGAAGGAATTA
This DNA window, taken from Erysipelothrix larvae, encodes the following:
- a CDS encoding ABC transporter ATP-binding protein encodes the protein MSEILKINELNYTYKDGMSERQVLSDVNYEFKEGVFYTIMGESGSGKTTLLSLMGGLEKVQSGSIEFDGKNIQTIGLDNYRRLNRTMIFQNMNLVPYLSAYENVTNGQLIRGLKVNKESALQSLSKVRIEGDMVNRGIKKLSGGEQQRVAIARSLAIDVRLILADEPTGNLDKQNENHIIELFKDLAHKENCCVIVVTHSERVARRSDVTLNIAKGQLYTNH
- a CDS encoding PIG-L deacetylase family protein gives rise to the protein MLDYPTLDDIKSALFVQPHPDDNEIGAGGTMAYLVQKGIPVYSVSVTKGDGGSDEHSPEALASIRALEAQHASDILGVTYLGDLGYTNTNPGTISSICEDIVNIMRTHHIQTLISVDPDLDNECHPVHLTVGRAVNEAFVRCPQRYYPFHEHRIHDDAYHPEILGHYFTKHDNTIVGIDAVYTQKMDAIRAHSSQVNEAFLQQLNTLYQAYAIGTPYTYAERLKLLYPIHTHCFAIRDELLESLMESL
- a CDS encoding ABC transporter permease; protein product: MSYLFRAQAYVKRHWGRTLVIFGLLTIIANITLAALSVQKGSELAQDNLLNQAQSTVVYSQNQQAIMTARQDGTIAEGESVTKGLPTYGNYTLMSDSDLLSYSDATAVYEVTSESIDPYVNEDQANMPQGDSNMQNQMPDMGGHERPDGFVQGGYESSGDFTLNTFSNETPLSFYDETLTLNEGRYATTDEIESGALVVLINDTLASQNDLSVGDTITLTPTLEGYETEQSFEIIGIYTSSATQDSRFNFQLSSSLLTQNQMYVPFNSLKTIGLSDDEINSYSISTAEFVLADPQDADAFIEEASAKVDLTYSTFAANTSEYDRISSSLSSVSSMSTTMIVIILSASVAILTLIITLTINQRKNEIGLLLALGEKKSKIVLQLITETVMIASVAFILSCFTFSFFTSSITSFATSNSSSIRNIVNADSQPTRGGNMPSMGGGEMSGTGPSFNFGVGSQPNTQSEDVSSSIDASLTAQTLITFTLLGLFICVASTALPSAIVMRYNPKKILAQN
- a CDS encoding PadR family transcriptional regulator, coding for MIIDSFKNLTESMFYVLMAFYEKETFGTEIVEFITRVSNGRVPMGPGTLYTILSKFEEGGLIIEIAVEGRKRTYQITQKGRDVFDEEIRRLDEVLETAHSLKKRVDDHKV